One part of the Saprospiraceae bacterium genome encodes these proteins:
- a CDS encoding SRPBCC family protein has protein sequence MFANLLKIIGILVTLYLISAFIAKSNYKVERKSIINAPQKLVYNQVGILRNWDSWSPWVERDPSVQNTYEGKDGEKASIMKWVGDKDLTGTGQIEITEADPPNGLNYKLTFKVPFEMSSKGTFLLSAVDPGKTNITWSDEGDIPFLMRPMMMFMDMDKQIGPDFERGLVKLDSITAGMHLQILLMMAQDSSKQNTILN, from the coding sequence ATGTTTGCAAATCTTCTAAAAATCATTGGAATCTTGGTAACACTTTACCTGATAAGTGCATTCATTGCCAAGTCAAACTACAAAGTCGAGCGAAAATCAATTATTAATGCGCCTCAAAAATTAGTCTATAATCAAGTTGGTATCCTACGGAATTGGGATAGCTGGTCTCCTTGGGTAGAAAGAGACCCAAGTGTTCAAAACACATACGAAGGTAAGGATGGAGAAAAAGCCTCTATTATGAAATGGGTGGGAGATAAAGATCTAACAGGTACAGGACAAATTGAAATAACAGAAGCTGATCCACCCAATGGATTGAATTATAAACTTACATTTAAGGTTCCCTTTGAAATGAGCTCAAAGGGTACTTTTTTATTGAGTGCTGTGGATCCAGGTAAAACAAATATTACCTGGTCAGACGAAGGGGATATTCCTTTTTTAATGAGACCCATGATGATGTTTATGGATATGGATAAACAGATAGGTCCAGACTTTGAAAGAGGTTTAGTAAAACTTGATTCCATAACAGCTGGAATGCATTTGCAAATATTACTTATGATGGCACAGGATTCAAGTAAACAGAACACGATATTGAATTGA